The following coding sequences are from one Thermaerobacter subterraneus DSM 13965 window:
- a CDS encoding Asp23/Gls24 family envelope stress response protein: MGLLEFQTDHGRIAISDEVIAGIAGTALAQCEGVVGTVPRGWRQGLAGLLGTEAHGRGVEVSAGDGGLELTVRIVVAYGVPIPEVARTVMRRVGEAVRRAVGEERVRVNVHVAGVRVPQGPLPGPSGPAAPGAAGAPAVAGPGGSGELRAGPEDRGTNLRG; this comes from the coding sequence ATGGGGTTGCTGGAATTCCAGACCGATCACGGCCGGATTGCCATCAGCGACGAGGTGATCGCCGGCATCGCCGGTACGGCCCTGGCCCAGTGCGAGGGCGTGGTGGGCACGGTCCCCCGGGGCTGGCGCCAGGGGCTGGCCGGCCTGCTGGGGACGGAGGCCCACGGGCGCGGTGTCGAGGTGTCCGCGGGCGACGGCGGCCTGGAGCTGACGGTGCGGATCGTCGTCGCGTACGGCGTGCCCATTCCCGAGGTCGCCCGCACGGTGATGCGGCGGGTGGGGGAGGCCGTGCGCCGGGCCGTGGGAGAAGAGCGGGTGCGGGTGAACGTCCACGTGGCCGGCGTGCGGGTGCCGCAAGGCCCGTTGCCCGGCCCCTCCGGGCCGGCGGCGCCCGGGGCCGCCGGCGCCCCCGCGGTGGCAGGGCCGGGCGGGTCCGGCGAGCTGCGGGCGGGCCCGGAGGAC
- the rpmB gene encoding 50S ribosomal protein L28: MARRCEICGKGVDYGNQVSHSNRKSRRIWGPNLQRVRAVTPQGVRRIRVCTTCLKSGRVARAV; this comes from the coding sequence ATGGCCCGTCGTTGTGAGATCTGCGGCAAGGGCGTGGACTACGGCAACCAGGTCAGCCACTCCAACCGCAAGTCGCGGCGCATCTGGGGCCCCAACCTGCAGCGGGTGCGCGCCGTGACGCCCCAGGGCGTGCGCCGCATCCGCGTGTGCACCACCTGCCTGAAGTCGGGCCGGGTGGCGCGCGCCGTCTGA
- the hslO gene encoding Hsp33 family molecular chaperone HslO, with protein sequence MERGREQEHERDHDAAGLAGGNGDYLVRAVAGDGLVRALACRTTRLVEEARRRHDTWPTATAALGRVLTATALLAAQLKDDATVTVRVAGSGPLGVILATGEAAGTVRGYVRNPHVDLPLRPDGKLDVGGAVGLPGFLHVTRDLGLGTPYTGSVPLVSGEIGDDVTAFLVQSDQTPSVVGLGVLVGPGGSVRAAGGFMLQLLPGHPEGWAERLEQNLQQLQGISRLIDAGLTPEAMIERGLAGLAPRILDRQPLAFRCRCDRQRVERALISLGPEELETILREDGGAELRCHFCGTTYHLSGEELEALVAAARQGRPDRRAGQEGESRQGGST encoded by the coding sequence ATGGAACGGGGACGGGAACAGGAACACGAGCGGGACCACGATGCCGCCGGTCTTGCCGGCGGGAACGGCGATTACCTGGTGCGGGCGGTGGCCGGCGATGGCCTGGTGCGCGCCCTGGCCTGCCGGACCACCCGCCTGGTGGAAGAGGCCCGGCGGCGGCACGACACCTGGCCCACGGCCACGGCGGCCCTGGGCCGGGTGCTGACCGCCACGGCCCTGCTGGCCGCCCAGCTCAAGGATGACGCCACCGTCACCGTCCGGGTGGCGGGAAGCGGCCCCCTGGGGGTCATCCTGGCCACCGGCGAGGCGGCCGGGACGGTGCGCGGCTACGTCCGCAACCCCCACGTGGACCTGCCCTTGCGGCCCGACGGCAAGCTGGACGTGGGGGGTGCCGTGGGGCTGCCGGGGTTCCTGCACGTGACCCGCGACCTGGGCCTGGGCACGCCGTACACCGGAAGCGTGCCGCTGGTTTCCGGGGAGATCGGCGACGACGTGACCGCCTTCCTGGTCCAGTCGGACCAGACGCCCTCGGTGGTGGGACTGGGGGTGCTGGTCGGCCCTGGGGGTAGCGTGCGGGCTGCGGGCGGGTTCATGCTGCAGCTGCTGCCGGGTCATCCGGAGGGGTGGGCCGAGCGGCTGGAACAAAACCTGCAGCAGCTGCAGGGCATCAGCCGCCTGATCGATGCGGGTCTGACCCCCGAAGCGATGATCGAGCGCGGCCTGGCCGGCCTGGCGCCCCGCATCCTGGACCGCCAGCCCCTGGCCTTCCGCTGCCGCTGCGACCGGCAGCGGGTGGAGCGGGCGCTGATCAGTCTCGGTCCCGAGGAACTGGAGACCATCCTGCGGGAAGACGGCGGCGCCGAGCTGCGCTGTCACTTCTGCGGCACCACCTACCACCTGAGCGGCGAGGAGCTGGAGGCGCTGGTGGCCGCCGCCCGGCAGGGCCGCCCGGACCGCCGGGCCGGGCAGGAGGGGGAGTCCCGCCAGGGCGGATCGACCTAA
- the rpe gene encoding ribulose-phosphate 3-epimerase, translating into MAGGHHGNQRGGTADLAARGENPAGPAAGGTAAAPDGTPGEPAPRALGWPEPGAGAVVLPSLLSADFTRLAEEVRAAEAGGAAGLHLDVMDGRFVPNLTFGPMIVAAVRRLTRLPLDVHLMVERPEALLPAVAQAGADVITVHVEATPHVHRAVQMIRALGCRAGVALNPGTPAVAVEPLLGEVDLILVMSVNPGFGGQAFLPLALDKLRALRAMLPAAGPRPWLEVDGGIDPATAPLAAAAGADLLVAGSAVYNGQAPVGTNLHRLRQALAAAPPPPAAPERPAP; encoded by the coding sequence ATGGCCGGCGGTCACCACGGAAACCAGCGCGGCGGCACCGCGGACCTCGCCGCCCGGGGGGAGAACCCGGCCGGGCCGGCGGCCGGCGGCACCGCCGCGGCACCGGACGGTACGCCAGGGGAACCCGCGCCCCGCGCCCTGGGCTGGCCGGAACCCGGTGCAGGAGCGGTGGTTCTACCGTCCCTGCTGTCCGCCGATTTCACCCGCCTGGCGGAGGAGGTCCGGGCGGCCGAGGCCGGCGGGGCTGCCGGGCTGCACCTCGATGTGATGGACGGCCGGTTCGTCCCCAACCTGACCTTCGGGCCGATGATTGTGGCGGCGGTGCGCAGGCTGACCCGCCTGCCCCTGGACGTGCACCTCATGGTGGAGCGGCCCGAAGCCCTGCTGCCGGCGGTGGCCCAGGCGGGGGCCGACGTGATCACCGTCCACGTGGAGGCCACGCCCCACGTGCACCGGGCCGTCCAGATGATCCGCGCCCTGGGCTGCCGGGCGGGCGTGGCCCTGAACCCCGGCACGCCGGCGGTGGCAGTGGAGCCGCTGCTGGGTGAGGTCGACCTCATCCTGGTGATGAGCGTCAACCCCGGCTTCGGCGGCCAGGCTTTCCTGCCCTTAGCCCTGGACAAGCTGCGGGCGTTGCGGGCCATGCTGCCCGCCGCCGGCCCGCGGCCGTGGCTGGAGGTCGACGGCGGTATCGACCCCGCGACGGCGCCTTTGGCCGCCGCCGCCGGGGCCGACCTGCTGGTGGCCGGGTCCGCGGTGTACAACGGGCAGGCGCCCGTGGGGACGAACCTGCACCGCCTCCGCCAGGCGCTGGCTGCCGCCCCGCCGCCTCCCGCGGCCCCCGAACGCCCGGCCCCTTGA
- the rsgA gene encoding ribosome small subunit-dependent GTPase A gives MVSLRTGTVVKAQTNLYEVRLDGEEQVILCALRGRLRRQAGDVLTGDRVEVALQDGGAAIERVLPRRNRLVRPPIANVDRVLLVQSLQEPDPVPILMDRVIVQAEAMDLPVVIAFTKLDRVARAPEDPLPGWAARLVEGYRLAGYPVHLLAAPRGWGVEGLAAALREGVTVVAGPSGAGKSTLLNALQPGLNLATGEVSRKLGRGRHTTRFVELLPLAGGGWVADTPGFSKLELPELEPEELGDLWPEIRRAAPGCRFRGCLHRSEPGCAVRAARDQGQIASWRYQNYLVLLSEVEERLAERYR, from the coding sequence ATGGTGTCGCTACGCACGGGAACCGTGGTCAAGGCGCAGACGAACCTCTACGAGGTCCGCCTGGACGGCGAAGAGCAGGTGATCCTGTGCGCCCTGCGGGGCCGCCTGCGGCGGCAGGCGGGCGATGTCCTGACCGGCGACCGGGTGGAGGTCGCCCTTCAGGACGGCGGGGCGGCCATCGAGCGGGTCTTGCCCCGGCGCAACCGCCTGGTGCGGCCGCCCATCGCCAACGTGGACCGGGTGCTGCTGGTCCAGTCCCTGCAGGAGCCCGATCCCGTGCCCATCCTGATGGACCGGGTGATCGTCCAGGCCGAGGCCATGGATTTGCCCGTGGTGATCGCCTTCACCAAGCTGGACCGGGTGGCCCGTGCTCCGGAGGACCCCCTGCCGGGCTGGGCGGCCCGGCTGGTGGAAGGCTATCGCCTGGCGGGCTACCCGGTTCACCTGCTGGCGGCGCCGCGGGGCTGGGGCGTGGAAGGCCTGGCCGCGGCGCTGCGGGAAGGCGTCACCGTGGTGGCGGGCCCCAGCGGGGCAGGGAAGTCGACCCTGCTCAACGCCCTGCAGCCGGGCCTCAACCTGGCCACGGGCGAGGTGAGCCGCAAGCTGGGCCGCGGGCGCCACACCACCCGGTTCGTCGAGCTCCTGCCCCTGGCGGGAGGGGGATGGGTGGCCGACACCCCGGGCTTCAGTAAGCTGGAACTGCCCGAGCTGGAGCCGGAGGAGCTGGGCGACCTCTGGCCGGAGATCCGGCGGGCGGCGCCCGGGTGCCGGTTTCGAGGCTGCCTGCACCGGAGCGAGCCGGGCTGCGCCGTCCGGGCGGCCCGGGATCAGGGCCAGATCGCCTCCTGGCGGTACCAGAACTACCTGGTGCTCCTGTCGGAAGTGGAGGAGCGCCTGGCCGAACGCTACCGTTGA
- a CDS encoding PASTA domain-containing protein, producing the protein MPDVRGLEERDARLRLENQGLVVELRYRHAGEAEGTVIDQDPGPGSPIQAGMTVYLTVSQGPESRPVTVPSLFGLSVADARAELEAAGLVAGQVTEQYSPYPAGTVIGQDPAAAAAVEKGTAVNLVVSRGPEPAVTGDHQATLVVDLQGDGQHVLRVEVQDQAGRRVVYEQAHQGGERVEVPVIWQGDRARAFIYVDGRLAGEQELKAPGGRGKDKGGAGEGGTGSGSPGAGEGQDGNGD; encoded by the coding sequence GTGCCTGACGTGCGCGGGCTGGAGGAGCGGGACGCCCGCCTGCGCCTGGAGAACCAGGGGCTGGTGGTGGAGCTGCGCTACCGGCACGCCGGCGAGGCCGAGGGTACGGTGATCGACCAGGATCCGGGGCCGGGCAGCCCCATCCAGGCCGGCATGACCGTCTACCTCACCGTTTCCCAGGGCCCGGAGAGCCGGCCCGTGACGGTGCCGTCCCTCTTCGGCCTGAGCGTGGCCGATGCCCGGGCCGAACTGGAGGCGGCGGGCCTGGTGGCCGGGCAGGTGACCGAACAGTACAGCCCCTATCCCGCGGGAACGGTGATCGGCCAGGATCCGGCGGCTGCGGCGGCGGTGGAGAAGGGAACGGCGGTGAACCTGGTGGTGAGCCGGGGGCCGGAGCCGGCCGTCACGGGGGACCACCAGGCCACGCTGGTGGTCGACCTGCAGGGGGACGGCCAGCACGTGCTGCGGGTCGAGGTGCAGGACCAGGCAGGACGGCGGGTGGTCTACGAGCAGGCCCACCAGGGCGGCGAGCGGGTGGAGGTTCCCGTCATCTGGCAGGGCGACCGGGCGCGGGCCTTCATCTACGTCGACGGCCGGCTGGCCGGCGAGCAGGAGCTCAAGGCACCGGGCGGCCGCGGCAAGGACAAGGGCGGAGCCGGCGAGGGCGGCACCGGCAGCGGCAGCCCGGGTGCGGGGGAAGGCCAGGACGGGAACGGCGATTGA
- a CDS encoding Stp1/IreP family PP2C-type Ser/Thr phosphatase, with product MPVLRLAARTHPGWVRENNEDAYLAEALPGDGGWLLAVADGMGGHRAGEVASWLALRTLRECVVAGLPLAQAVVAANQEVFRRQAGDPDLSGMGTTLTVAVIGRGGAVELCHVGDSRAYLLRQGHLERLTQDHSLVEEFVRNGALTEQEARRHPQRNLLTRAIGTDVSVPVDETTVQLEPADVLLLCSDGLSEALPDSRLAALLAAAGPGDVALQVEALVEAALAAGGSDNITAVLAWWDGDAP from the coding sequence ATGCCGGTCTTGCGCCTTGCCGCCCGCACCCATCCAGGCTGGGTGCGGGAGAACAACGAGGATGCCTACCTGGCTGAAGCCTTGCCCGGCGACGGGGGCTGGCTGCTGGCCGTCGCCGACGGCATGGGGGGCCACCGGGCGGGCGAGGTGGCCAGCTGGCTTGCCCTGCGCACCCTCCGGGAGTGCGTGGTGGCGGGGCTGCCCCTGGCCCAGGCGGTGGTGGCCGCCAACCAGGAGGTGTTCCGGCGGCAGGCCGGCGACCCCGACCTGAGCGGCATGGGAACGACCCTGACGGTGGCCGTCATCGGCCGGGGCGGGGCGGTGGAACTCTGCCACGTGGGGGATTCGCGGGCCTACCTCCTGCGCCAGGGCCACCTGGAGCGCCTCACCCAGGACCACTCCCTGGTGGAAGAGTTCGTGCGCAACGGGGCCCTGACGGAACAGGAGGCCCGCCGGCATCCCCAGCGCAACCTCTTGACCCGCGCCATCGGCACCGACGTCTCGGTGCCCGTGGACGAGACCACCGTCCAGCTGGAGCCGGCGGACGTGCTGCTGCTTTGCAGCGACGGGCTGAGCGAGGCCTTGCCCGACAGCCGCCTGGCGGCTCTGCTGGCCGCCGCCGGACCCGGCGACGTGGCCCTCCAGGTCGAGGCACTGGTCGAGGCCGCCCTGGCGGCAGGCGGGTCGGACAACATCACCGCCGTGCTGGCCTGGTGGGACGGTGACGCCCCGTGA
- the rlmN gene encoding 23S rRNA (adenine(2503)-C(2))-methyltransferase RlmN, with the protein MSTRDWVGLLPEELARELEAWGQPAYRGRQIFAWFHRRGVTRFSAMTDLPRELRERLAEQGDPAVPAVRRLQVDPEDGTRKYLLELADGQLIETVLMRHRYGLSLCVSSQVGCAMGCRFCASTLGGLVRNLTAAEMAGQLLVVNRDLAERGERVSHLVVMGIGEPLQNLDATLQFLRVAHHPLGAGISYRHMTVSTSGLVPRIRQLAREGLPITLAVSLHAPNDALRSWLMPVNRRWPIAELMAACREYVEETGRRITFEYVLIEDVNDRPEHARELARLVGPLHAHVNLIPWNPVSERPFKAPSPERVQAFAAELRRQGVNVTVRRELGQRIEAACGQLRRRALEEAGAARP; encoded by the coding sequence GTGTCCACCCGGGACTGGGTCGGGCTCTTGCCGGAGGAACTGGCTCGCGAGCTGGAAGCCTGGGGCCAACCGGCCTACCGCGGGCGCCAGATCTTTGCCTGGTTCCACCGGCGGGGGGTGACCCGCTTTTCCGCCATGACGGACCTGCCCCGCGAGCTGCGGGAGCGGCTGGCGGAGCAAGGCGATCCGGCCGTGCCCGCCGTGCGGAGGCTGCAGGTCGACCCGGAGGACGGCACCCGCAAGTACCTGCTGGAGCTGGCCGACGGCCAGCTGATCGAGACGGTGCTGATGCGCCACCGCTACGGCCTGAGCCTGTGCGTGTCCAGCCAGGTAGGCTGTGCCATGGGCTGCCGCTTCTGTGCCTCCACCCTGGGCGGGCTGGTGCGCAACCTGACCGCGGCGGAGATGGCGGGCCAGCTGCTGGTGGTCAACCGGGACCTGGCCGAGCGGGGCGAGCGGGTCAGCCACCTGGTGGTCATGGGCATCGGCGAGCCCCTGCAGAACCTGGATGCCACCCTGCAGTTCCTGCGGGTGGCCCACCATCCCCTGGGTGCGGGAATCAGCTACCGGCACATGACGGTGTCCACCTCGGGGCTGGTGCCGCGCATCCGCCAGCTGGCCCGGGAGGGCCTGCCCATCACCCTGGCCGTCTCCTTGCACGCGCCCAACGACGCCCTGCGCAGCTGGCTCATGCCCGTCAACCGGCGCTGGCCCATCGCCGAGCTGATGGCGGCCTGCCGGGAGTACGTGGAGGAGACGGGCCGCCGCATCACCTTCGAGTACGTTCTCATCGAGGACGTCAACGACCGCCCGGAACACGCCCGGGAGCTGGCCCGGCTGGTGGGGCCCCTGCACGCCCACGTCAACCTGATCCCGTGGAACCCGGTCAGCGAGCGGCCCTTCAAGGCCCCGTCCCCCGAACGGGTGCAGGCCTTCGCCGCCGAGCTGCGCCGGCAGGGCGTCAACGTCACCGTCCGGCGGGAGCTGGGCCAGCGGATCGAGGCGGCCTGCGGGCAGCTGCGCCGCCGTGCCCTGGAGGAGGCCGGAGCCGCCCGCCCATAG
- the rsmB gene encoding 16S rRNA (cytosine(967)-C(5))-methyltransferase RsmB, whose protein sequence is MPARRAGGRTGGRRAGGIRPAGGREAAFLALLAAETGPVYVDQALARLLEGSGLPARERALATELAYGVARRQGSLDWALARWARRPPERLDPPVRVALRLGAYQLWHLDRIPDHAAVAESVELVRRHGPGYAAGFVNAVLRRAARHGFPHEAVPGAAEDLETHLALTLAHPRWLVRRWLERLGPEETRRLLEANNRIPPLSARVNMLRADPRSLAAALAAQGVAVEPGRFLPEALRLGHGVSPAELEAFQQGALTWQDESSMLAVHVLDPRPGQLVLDVAAAPGGKSTHMAERMGDRGRVVACDVDPGRLEKVRAAARRLGLRSVEPLALDGRLLPERFAGQADRVLADVPCSGLGVIARRPDLRWRKTPEDLKALAALQGELLRAAAACLKPGGVLVYSTCTTEPEENQQVVEGFLREGGDRFAAVDLRPRLPAPLRDEPGTERGWLQLWPHRHGVDGFFIACLQRRR, encoded by the coding sequence GTGCCGGCGCGGCGGGCGGGAGGCCGCACCGGCGGGCGGCGGGCCGGCGGCATCCGCCCGGCGGGAGGCCGGGAGGCGGCCTTCCTGGCCCTGCTGGCTGCGGAAACGGGACCCGTGTACGTCGATCAGGCCCTGGCCCGGCTGCTGGAAGGCAGCGGCCTGCCCGCCCGGGAACGGGCCCTGGCCACGGAGCTGGCGTACGGGGTGGCCCGGCGCCAGGGGAGCCTGGACTGGGCCCTGGCCCGGTGGGCCCGGCGGCCGCCCGAGCGGCTGGACCCGCCGGTGCGGGTGGCGCTGCGGCTGGGCGCCTACCAGCTGTGGCACCTGGACCGGATCCCCGACCACGCCGCCGTGGCGGAGTCGGTGGAACTGGTCCGGCGCCACGGCCCCGGCTACGCCGCCGGGTTCGTCAACGCCGTCCTGCGCCGGGCGGCCCGCCACGGCTTCCCCCACGAGGCCGTGCCGGGTGCCGCAGAGGATCTGGAGACGCACCTGGCGCTGACCCTGGCCCATCCCCGCTGGCTGGTGCGGCGGTGGCTGGAGCGCCTCGGCCCCGAGGAGACCCGCCGGCTCCTGGAGGCCAACAACCGCATTCCGCCCCTTTCCGCCCGGGTCAACATGCTTCGGGCCGATCCCCGGTCCCTGGCGGCAGCCCTGGCCGCCCAGGGGGTGGCGGTGGAGCCGGGCCGGTTCCTCCCGGAAGCCCTGCGCCTGGGCCATGGGGTGAGCCCGGCGGAGCTGGAGGCCTTCCAGCAGGGGGCCTTGACCTGGCAGGACGAGAGCTCCATGCTGGCGGTGCATGTGCTGGACCCCCGGCCCGGCCAGCTGGTGCTCGACGTGGCGGCCGCCCCCGGCGGCAAGTCGACCCACATGGCCGAGCGCATGGGCGACCGGGGGCGGGTGGTCGCCTGCGATGTCGACCCGGGCCGGCTGGAGAAGGTGCGGGCGGCGGCGCGGCGGCTGGGCCTGCGGTCGGTCGAGCCCCTGGCCCTGGACGGCCGGCTGCTGCCTGAACGCTTCGCCGGCCAGGCCGACCGGGTGCTGGCCGACGTCCCCTGCAGCGGCCTGGGGGTCATCGCCCGGCGGCCCGATTTGCGCTGGCGCAAGACGCCAGAAGACCTGAAGGCGCTGGCGGCCCTGCAGGGGGAGCTCCTGCGCGCGGCGGCGGCCTGCCTCAAGCCGGGCGGCGTGCTGGTCTACAGCACCTGCACCACCGAGCCGGAGGAAAACCAGCAGGTGGTGGAGGGGTTCCTCCGCGAAGGGGGGGACCGCTTCGCGGCCGTCGACCTGCGGCCCCGCCTGCCGGCCCCTCTCCGGGACGAGCCGGGCACCGAGCGGGGCTGGCTGCAGCTCTGGCCCCATCGCCATGGAGTCGACGGTTTCTTCATCGCCTGCCTCCAGCGGCGGCGGTGA
- a CDS encoding zinc metallopeptidase yields MFYFDPLYFLFVGPALLLALWAQSKVSSAYETYSRVRASNGLTGADLARQLLRQAGLDDVRVEPIGGRLTDHYDPRSKVVRLSEGVYYGSTVAAQGVAAHEVGHALQHATGYVWLGLRNAIIPVTQFGSQLAFPLFFLGLILNLASLQNLGILLFSLAVLFQVITLPVEFNASSRALATLAGGGYLRGEEVQGARNVLQAAALTYVAAMVMAVMQLLYLLALRGRRD; encoded by the coding sequence GTGTTCTACTTCGATCCGCTGTACTTTCTCTTTGTCGGCCCGGCCCTGCTGCTGGCCCTCTGGGCCCAGAGCAAGGTGAGTTCGGCCTACGAGACCTACTCCCGGGTGCGGGCCTCCAACGGCCTGACCGGCGCCGATCTGGCGCGGCAGCTGCTGCGGCAGGCGGGCCTGGACGACGTGCGGGTCGAGCCCATCGGCGGCCGGCTGACGGACCACTACGACCCCCGCAGCAAGGTGGTCCGCCTGTCCGAGGGCGTCTATTACGGCTCGACGGTGGCGGCCCAGGGGGTGGCGGCCCACGAGGTGGGTCACGCCCTGCAGCACGCCACGGGCTACGTGTGGCTGGGGCTGCGCAACGCCATCATCCCCGTCACCCAGTTCGGGTCCCAGCTGGCGTTCCCGCTGTTCTTCCTGGGCCTGATCTTGAACCTGGCCTCCCTGCAGAATCTGGGCATCCTGCTCTTTAGCCTGGCCGTGCTGTTCCAGGTCATCACGCTGCCCGTGGAGTTCAACGCGTCCAGCCGCGCCCTGGCCACCCTGGCGGGCGGCGGCTACCTCCGAGGGGAGGAGGTGCAGGGCGCCCGGAACGTCCTGCAGGCGGCAGCGCTGACGTACGTGGCCGCCATGGTGATGGCGGTGATGCAGCTGCTCTACCTGCTGGCCTTGCGCGGGCGCCGCGACTGA